A DNA window from Theobroma cacao cultivar B97-61/B2 chromosome 5, Criollo_cocoa_genome_V2, whole genome shotgun sequence contains the following coding sequences:
- the LOC18599388 gene encoding uncharacterized protein LOC18599388 encodes MDMKSIDCIPLVTERKSWSSCLCRLIPATALLCVIYFIGSSFVAPENKEKAFTWGVADILQTSKVENCKNQCRPPGSEPLPEGIITKTSNLQLRPLWGFPKKDDTSSSLFAVAVGIKQKDLVHEMVKKFLSSGFAVMLFHYDGIVDEWKSFEWNDQVIHVSARNQTKWWFAKRFLHPDVVSEYSYIFLWDEDLGVEDFHPKKYVSIVESERLEISQPALDPAKSEVHHQITARGRKSMVHRRTFKHRANGRSCDGQSKAPPCTGWIEMMAPVFSRAAWRCVWYMIQNDLIHAWGLDMQLGYCAQGDRTKNIGVVDAEYIVHYNRPTLGGTAEKNHSTVEGGHRNKKSSHSHWKDPRVEVRRQSYIELDIFRKRWEKAVKNDKCWVDPYQ; translated from the exons ATGGATATGAAGTCGATAGATTGt ATACCTCTGGTCACTGAACGAAAAAGTTGGAGCTCATGTCTTTGCAGACTTATTCCGGCCACTGCCTTGCTCTGTGTAATTTACTTCATAGGGAGTTCATTTGTAGCGCCAGAAAACAAAGAG AAAGCGTTTACATGGGGAGTGGCTGATATTTTGCAAACgtcaaaagttgaaaattgCAAG AACCAATGCAGGCCTCCTGGAAGTGAGCCATTACCTGAAGGTATCATCACAAAAACATCTAACTTGCAACTGCGACCTTTATGGGGCTTCCCAAAG AAGGACGATACTTCCAGCAGTTTATTTGCAGTTGCTGTTGGAATAAAGCAGAAAGATCTTGTACATGAAATGGTCAAAAAG TTTCTATCTAGTGGTTTTGCTGTCATGCTTTTCCATTATGATGGTATAGTTGATGAGTGGAAGTCTTTTGAATGGAATGATCAAGTGATACACGTTTCTGCACGCAATCAAACAAAATG GTGGTTTGCAAAGCGTTTCTTACACCCTGATGTAGTTTCGGAATACAGTTACATCTTCCTTTGGGATGAGGACCTTGGAGTTGAAGATTTCCACCCAAAAAA ATATGTGTCAATTGTTGAGAGTGAGCGGCTTGAGATATCACAGCCGGCACTTGATCCTGCTAAATCAGAGGTACACCATCAAATTACTGCACGTGGAAGGAAATCAATGGTGCACAG GAGAACTTTCAAGCATCGTGCTAATGGGAGAAGTTGTGATGGGCAGAGTAAAGCACCTCCTTGCACAGG GTGGATAGAAATGATGGCCCCTGTTTTTTCAAGAGCTGCCTGGCGTTGTGTATGGTACATGATTCAG AATGACTTGATCCATGCCTGGGGCCTAGATATGCAACTTGGTTATTGTGCACAG GGTGATCGAACCAAAAATATTGGTGTTGTGGATGCTGAGTACATAGTCCACTACAATCGTCCTACACTAGGGGGCACAGCTGAAAAAAATCACTCTACTGTTGAAGGTGGACACAGAAACAAG AAATCTTCTCATTCACACTGGAAAGATCCTAGAGTTGAA GTGAGGAGGCAGTCCTATATTGAGTTGGATATATTCAGAAAACGATGGGAAAAAGCTGTCAAGAACGATAAGTGCTGGGTCGATCCATATCAATAG
- the LOC18599389 gene encoding auxin efflux carrier component 5, whose amino-acid sequence MVGWEDVYKVVVAMVPLYVALMLGYGSVKWWRIFTAEQCDAINRLVCYFTLPLFTVEFTTHIDPFQMNYRFIGADTISKLVIVVVLAFWAKCSSKGSYCWSITSFSLSTLTNALVVGVPLMKAMYGQTGVDLVVQSSVVQAIIWLTILLFVLEFRRSGVSISSATKDGNEQEKDVEGNTDNAGVLSTRPSFWNLMKVVGMKLAMNPNSYACVIGLAYACVANRWHFEMPSIMEGSILIMSKAGTGTAMFSMGTFMALQEKIIACGTSLTIFGMVLRFIAGPAAMAIGAIAVGLHGAVLRVAIIQAALPQSITSFIFAKEYGMHAEVLSTAVIFGTIVSLPVLVAYYAILESVH is encoded by the exons atggtaGGTTGGGAAGATGTTTACAAGGTGGTTGTGGCTATGGTGCCTCTCTATGTTGCATTGATGTTAGGGTATGGATCAGTGAAGTGGTGGCGGATATTCACCGCGGAACAGTGTGATGCTATAAACCGCCTTGTCTGCTATTTCACTCTCCCTCTCTTCACTGTGGAATTCACAACTCATATTGATCCTTTTCAAATGAATTATCGATTCATCGGTGCTGATACCATATCCAAGCTTGTTATTGTGGTGGTTCTAGCTTTTTGGGCAAAGTGTAGTAGCAAAGGGAGCTATTGCTGGTCCATCACAAGTTTCTCTTTGTCTACTTTAACTAATGCTTTGGTTGTAGGGGTGCCTTTGATGAAAGCCATGTATGGCCAAACAGGGGTCGATCTTGTTGTCCAGTCATCTGTTGTCCAAGCGATTATCTGGTTGACCATTTTGCTATTTGTTTTGGAATTTCGGAGGTCAGGAGTGTCCATTTCTTCAGCTACAAAAGATGGTAATGAACAGGAGAAAGATGTAGAAGGAAACACAGATAATGCTGGGGTACTAAGCACCAGGCCTTCTTTCTGGAATCTGATGAAGGTTGTGGGAATGAAACTGGCTATGAATCCCAATTCATACGCTTGTGTTATTGGCCTTGCTTACGCTTGTGTTGCAAACAG GTGGCATTTTGAGATGCCAAGCATAATGGAGGGATCAATATTGATAATGTCAAAGGCTGGAACAGGGACTGCCATGTTTAGCATGG GAACCTTCATGGCtcttcaagaaaaaataatagcCTGTGGCACAAGTTTGACTATATTTGGGATGGTTTTGAGGTTTATTGCTGGACCAGCGGCCATGGCCATTGGGGCCATTGCAGTGGGTTTGCATGGTGCTGTTTTACGTGTCGCCATCATTCAG GCAGCATTGCCACAATCCATTACCTCCTTCATCTTCGCCAAGGAATATGGAATGCATGCAGAAGTACTCAGCACTGC AGTGATATTTGGCACCATCGTATCGTTACCGGTGCTGGTCGCTTATTATGCAATTTTAGAGTCTGTACATTAA
- the LOC18599391 gene encoding CBS domain-containing protein CBSX6, which yields MASVFLYHVVGDLTVGKPELVEFSETETVESAIRAIGESTECGIPVWKRRSHVGMIEKNEMRQQRFVGILTSLDIVSFLARTQCLEDQDKAMKAQVSDVVVPNNALLKIVDPGTRLIDALEMMKQGVRRLLVPKSKVWKGMSKRFSILYNGKWLKNIENGSSNNLITNANPPSSSSTPTYMRDKFCCLSREDIIRFLIGCLGALAPVPLSSISSLGAINLNYSSIEASLPALEATQKHPGDPSAVAVVEVTPDGHHKILGEISASKLWKCDYLAAAWALANLSAGQFVMGVEDNVSSRLLPDFSVNSAVQDNKIVNGVGSTRPRKFSSRSIGFNPVSPSFGVGRSMYRGRSAPLTCKTTSSLAAVMAQMLSHRATHVWVTEDENDDILVGVVGYADILVAVTKQPAAMIPTTRSINELGTEIQS from the exons ATGGCATCAGTGTTCTTGTACCATGTGGTGGGGGATCTGACGGTGGGGAAGCCAGAGTTGGTTGAATTCTCTGAAACAGAGACGGTGGAATCAGCTATAAGAGCAATAGGAGAGTCGACGGAGTGTGGCATACCAGTTTGGAAGAGAAGATCTCATGTGGGAatgattgaaaaaaatgaaatgagacAACAGAGATTTGTTGGTATTTTAACTTCACTTGATATTGTCTCCTTTTTGGCCAGAACTCAGTGTTTGGAAGATCAAGACAAGGCTATGAAAGCACAAGTTTCTGATGTTGTTGTCCCTAATAATGCTCTGTTGAAGATTGTTGATCCTGGCACCAG ATTGATAGATGCACTGGAGATGATGAAGCAGGGTGTGAGGCGACTTCTTGTTCCAAAGAGCAAGGTATGGAAAGGCATGAGCAAGAGATTCTCAATTCTTTATAATGGGAAGTGGCTCAAGAACATTGAAAATGGTAGCAGCAACAACCTCATCACTAATGCCAACCCCCCTTCTTCTTCGTCCACCCCCACCTACATGCGTGACAAGTTTTGCTGTCTCTCAAGAGAAGACATCATCCGCTTCCTCATTGGTTGCCTTGGTGCACTAGCTCCAGTCCCCCTCTCCTCTATTTCCTCACTTGGTGCCATTAACCTAAACTACAGCTCTATTGAAGCCTCCCTCCCAGCTTTAGAAGCAACTCAAAAACATCCCGGGGATCCTAGTGCAGTTGCTGTTGTGGAGGTCACACCAGATGGTCACCATAAAATTTTAGGTGAAATCTCAGCCTCTAAACTATGGAAATGTGATTATTTAGCTGCAGCATGGGCTTTAGCCAACCTCTCAGCTGGACAGTTTGTTATGGGGGTTGAGGATAATGTGAGTTCCAGATTGCTCCCCGACTTTTCTGTTAATTCAGCAGTTCAAGATAATAAAATAGTCAATGGTGTTGGGTCAACAAGGCCAAGGAAATTCAGTAGCAGGAGCATTGGGTTTAATCCAGTGAGCCCAAGTTTTGGTGTTGGCAGGAGCATGTATAGGGGCAGAAGTGCACCCTTGACATGTAAAACCACTAGTTCGCTGGCTGCGGTCATGGCTCAGATGCTATCTCATAGGGCAACCCATGTCTGGGTGACCGAAGATGAAAATGACGATATTTTAGTTGGGGTGGTTGGTTATGCTGACATCTTGGTTGCAGTGACCAAACAACCAGCTGCAATGATTCCCACAACTCGATCAATCAATGAGCTTGGGACTGAAATCCAAAGTTGA